The proteins below are encoded in one region of Bacteroides uniformis:
- a CDS encoding DUF5686 and carboxypeptidase-like regulatory domain-containing protein — MKLFFRVFLLIQLVTLPLRAQYMVQGVVTDSLTKEPLPYTSVYLKGTTEGGMTDNNGRFSFKTYRPEATLVISAVGYNEYVRLIHPAKSSKFNIALSPATYALDEVVVKPKRERYKKKDNPAVEFVRKMIEHRDDYSPDERDFWKRDRYEKMTFAINNFDSLKQQKWLYRKFKFLTDYVDTSAVTGRPVLAISNRELLATDYYRKSPHSRKQWVTARRQAGVDEMLSQQGMEQAISVTMTDVDLYENNITLFTNKFVSPLSSLGPSFYKYYLMDTLTVAGKPCVDLTFVPFNSESFGFTGHLYVMLDSTYFVKRAVMNFPQKINLNFVDYMKIEQNFDRAEDGTRQLLNESITTEFKLVDNSDGIYAKRDVYYRNYQYEPDDKALQAFRKPEKVIEETSASGYSEAYWDANRQVEVSKKETSVDKMMAQLRSYPVYFWTEKVLKVLFTGYIPAPKEKEPLFYIGMMNTTISGNTLEGVRLRAGGMTTAWLNPHLFGRGYMAYGFRDHRVKGLAELEYSFHRKKEYANEFPIHSLKLRYLSDVNQYGQHYLYTSQDNVFLALKRQKDDRIGYQRKAELTYTNEFHSGFSVQMTTRLRKDESSHLIPFVKQDDHNTYVKSISTSELELKLRYAPNEKFFQTQWNRFPVSLDAPVFSLTHTMAAKGVLGGDYTYHYTEAGFQKRFWFSAFGYTDVILKAGKVWNKVPFPLLVIPNANLSYTIQPESYSLMNAMEFMNDEYASWDVTYYLNGWLFNRIPLLKKLKWREVLSCRGLYGNLSDKNNPAFQQDLFRFPAGSTTMGHTPYVEAGVGVENIFKVLRVDYVWRLTYRNLPNIDKSGLRISLHMTF; from the coding sequence ATGAAGTTGTTTTTTAGGGTATTTCTGCTTATCCAGCTGGTTACTCTTCCATTGAGAGCACAATATATGGTGCAAGGCGTTGTCACCGATTCGTTGACGAAGGAGCCGTTGCCTTATACGTCAGTTTATCTGAAAGGAACTACGGAGGGAGGGATGACGGACAATAACGGCCGTTTTTCCTTCAAGACCTATCGCCCGGAGGCCACGCTGGTCATTTCGGCCGTGGGATATAATGAATATGTCCGGCTGATTCATCCTGCAAAGTCTTCTAAGTTCAATATTGCCCTTTCGCCAGCCACTTATGCACTGGATGAGGTGGTGGTGAAGCCGAAACGTGAACGGTATAAGAAAAAGGATAATCCCGCAGTGGAGTTTGTACGCAAGATGATAGAGCATCGGGATGACTACTCGCCCGACGAACGCGACTTCTGGAAACGTGACCGCTATGAAAAGATGACTTTTGCCATCAATAACTTCGACAGCTTGAAGCAACAGAAGTGGCTTTACCGTAAGTTCAAGTTTCTGACGGATTATGTCGATACCTCTGCCGTTACCGGCAGGCCGGTACTGGCCATCTCCAACCGTGAGTTACTTGCCACAGACTATTACCGCAAGTCTCCGCATAGCCGGAAACAGTGGGTCACCGCCCGCAGGCAGGCAGGAGTGGACGAGATGCTTTCCCAGCAGGGTATGGAGCAGGCTATCAGTGTCACCATGACCGATGTAGACCTTTATGAGAACAACATCACCTTGTTCACCAATAAGTTTGTCAGTCCGCTTTCCTCCCTTGGGCCGTCTTTCTACAAATATTATCTGATGGATACGCTTACCGTTGCCGGAAAGCCTTGTGTTGACTTGACATTTGTCCCTTTCAACTCCGAGTCGTTCGGTTTTACGGGACATTTATACGTCATGCTGGACAGTACCTATTTTGTAAAGCGTGCCGTCATGAACTTTCCTCAGAAAATAAATCTGAACTTTGTGGACTACATGAAGATTGAACAGAATTTTGACCGCGCGGAGGACGGTACGAGGCAGTTGCTCAATGAGAGTATCACTACGGAATTCAAGTTGGTGGACAATAGTGACGGTATTTATGCCAAGCGGGATGTGTATTACAGAAACTATCAGTATGAACCGGATGACAAGGCTCTGCAGGCTTTCCGAAAACCGGAAAAGGTGATTGAAGAGACATCGGCTTCCGGCTATTCGGAAGCATATTGGGATGCCAACCGCCAGGTGGAAGTCAGCAAGAAAGAGACTTCGGTGGACAAGATGATGGCCCAGTTGCGCAGCTATCCCGTTTATTTCTGGACGGAGAAAGTGTTGAAGGTGCTGTTCACGGGGTATATTCCCGCTCCGAAGGAAAAAGAACCTTTGTTCTATATCGGTATGATGAATACCACTATCAGCGGAAATACACTGGAAGGGGTGCGCTTGCGTGCCGGCGGTATGACGACGGCATGGCTCAATCCGCATTTGTTCGGCAGGGGCTATATGGCATACGGTTTTCGCGACCATCGTGTAAAGGGACTCGCCGAACTGGAATATTCTTTTCATAGGAAGAAGGAATATGCCAATGAATTTCCTATACATTCGTTGAAGCTCCGTTACTTGTCAGACGTCAATCAATATGGACAACACTATCTTTATACCAGTCAGGATAATGTTTTTCTTGCCTTGAAACGTCAGAAGGATGACCGTATCGGTTATCAGCGGAAGGCGGAACTGACCTATACCAATGAGTTCCATTCCGGCTTTTCCGTACAGATGACGACGCGTCTGCGTAAAGATGAATCATCCCATCTGATTCCTTTCGTCAAGCAGGACGACCATAATACGTATGTAAAAAGTATTTCGACCAGTGAACTGGAATTGAAGCTGCGCTATGCTCCCAACGAGAAATTCTTCCAGACCCAATGGAACCGTTTCCCCGTTTCGCTGGATGCTCCGGTCTTTTCGCTTACACATACCATGGCTGCCAAAGGGGTACTGGGAGGAGACTATACCTATCACTATACGGAAGCGGGTTTTCAAAAGCGTTTCTGGTTCTCGGCATTCGGTTATACGGACGTTATCCTGAAGGCCGGGAAAGTATGGAACAAGGTTCCTTTCCCTTTGCTCGTCATTCCCAACGCGAACTTGTCCTATACCATACAGCCCGAGTCCTATTCACTGATGAATGCCATGGAATTCATGAACGATGAATACGCTTCCTGGGATGTGACCTATTACTTGAACGGCTGGCTCTTCAACCGTATTCCTTTGTTGAAAAAGTTGAAATGGCGTGAAGTGCTTTCCTGTCGCGGCTTGTATGGGAATTTGAGTGATAAGAATAATCCGGCTTTTCAGCAGGATTTGTTCCGTTTTCCTGCCGGCAGCACTACAATGGGGCATACGCCATACGTAGAGGCAGGTGTAGGTGTTGAAAATATTTTCAAAGTATTGCGTGTCGATTATGTATGGCGTTTGACTTACCGAAATTTACCAAATATCGACAAATCCGGGCTCAGAATCAGTCTACACATGACATTTTAA
- a CDS encoding inositol-3-phosphate synthase: MKENIKPATGRLGVLVVGVGGAVATTMITGTLAARKGLAKAIGSITQMAAMRMQDGKEKLIKDIVPLADLNDIIFGGWDIFPDNAYEAAMYAEVLKEKDLNLVKDELQAIKPMPAAFDHNFAKRLNGTHIKKAATRWEMTEQLREDIRNFKAANNCERIAVLWAASTEIYIPLSKEHESLAALEQAMKENNTEVISPSMCYAYAAIAEGAPFIMGAPNLCVDTPAMWEFSKKMNVPISGKDFKSGQTLMKTVLAPMFKTRMLGVSGWFSTNILGNRDGEVLDQPENFKTKEVSKLSVIDNIFEPEKYPDLYGDVYHKVRINYYPPRKDNKEAWDNIDIFGWMGYPMEIKVNFLCRDSILAAPIALDLVIFSDLALRAGMCGIQTWLSFFCKSPMHDFEHEPVHDLFQQWRMVKETLRNMVGETAPSYLD; the protein is encoded by the coding sequence ATGAAAGAAAACATTAAGCCGGCAACCGGACGCCTGGGCGTGCTGGTAGTCGGAGTAGGTGGTGCGGTTGCAACCACCATGATTACCGGTACATTAGCTGCTCGCAAGGGCTTGGCAAAAGCTATAGGCTCAATCACACAAATGGCTGCTATGCGCATGCAGGATGGCAAAGAGAAACTTATCAAAGACATAGTGCCTTTGGCTGATTTGAATGATATCATTTTCGGCGGTTGGGACATTTTCCCGGACAACGCCTACGAAGCTGCTATGTATGCCGAGGTTTTGAAAGAGAAAGACTTGAATTTGGTAAAAGACGAACTGCAAGCCATCAAGCCGATGCCTGCTGCATTCGACCACAATTTTGCAAAACGTTTGAACGGTACGCATATTAAGAAGGCTGCTACTCGCTGGGAAATGACAGAGCAGTTGCGTGAGGATATCCGTAACTTCAAGGCAGCCAATAACTGCGAGCGTATTGCTGTGCTGTGGGCTGCAAGTACCGAAATATATATTCCTCTGTCCAAGGAGCACGAATCTCTCGCTGCTTTGGAACAGGCAATGAAGGAAAACAATACTGAAGTAATCTCTCCGAGTATGTGCTATGCATATGCTGCCATTGCAGAAGGCGCTCCGTTTATTATGGGTGCTCCTAATCTGTGTGTGGATACTCCAGCCATGTGGGAATTCTCCAAGAAAATGAATGTGCCCATTTCCGGTAAGGACTTCAAGAGTGGCCAAACTTTGATGAAGACGGTGCTTGCTCCGATGTTCAAGACCCGTATGTTGGGTGTAAGCGGCTGGTTCTCTACGAATATTCTGGGTAACCGTGACGGCGAGGTACTCGACCAACCGGAGAACTTCAAGACAAAAGAGGTCAGCAAGCTGTCTGTTATCGACAATATCTTCGAACCGGAGAAATATCCTGACTTGTACGGTGATGTTTATCATAAGGTACGCATTAACTACTATCCTCCTCGTAAGGATAACAAGGAAGCATGGGACAACATCGATATTTTCGGCTGGATGGGCTATCCGATGGAAATCAAGGTTAACTTCCTGTGCCGTGACTCCATTCTTGCTGCTCCCATCGCGCTCGACTTGGTTATTTTCAGTGATTTGGCATTGCGTGCAGGTATGTGCGGCATCCAGACGTGGCTATCCTTCTTCTGCAAGAGCCCGATGCACGATTTCGAGCATGAGCCGGTACACGATTTGTTCCAGCAATGGCGCATGGTGAAAGAGACTCTCCGTAACATGGTGGGTGAAACAGCACCGAGTTATCTGGATTAA
- a CDS encoding phosphatidylglycerophosphatase A family protein, whose protein sequence is MKKPSLLPVIIGTGFGSGFSPFAPGTAGALLATLIWFGLSYLVSSACLLWLTVALILVFTLAGIWAANRLEASWGEDPSRVVVDEMVGVWIALLAAPAGHVWYALGAFVLFRLFDIFKPLGIRRMESLPGGIGVMMDDILSGVYGFIILIVARWIIS, encoded by the coding sequence ATGAAGAAACCCTCCCTCCTCCCAGTCATTATCGGTACGGGCTTTGGCTCGGGCTTTTCTCCTTTTGCACCCGGCACTGCGGGAGCTTTGCTGGCTACGCTTATCTGGTTCGGGTTGTCTTATCTGGTTTCAAGTGCCTGCCTTTTGTGGCTGACAGTAGCATTGATTTTGGTATTTACACTTGCCGGTATCTGGGCTGCTAACCGCCTGGAGGCATCTTGGGGCGAAGACCCTTCGCGCGTGGTGGTCGATGAAATGGTCGGTGTGTGGATTGCCTTGCTTGCGGCGCCCGCCGGACATGTATGGTATGCATTGGGAGCATTTGTCTTGTTCCGTTTGTTTGATATATTCAAGCCCTTGGGCATTCGCCGTATGGAAAGTCTGCCGGGTGGAATCGGGGTAATGATGGACGATATTCTGTCCGGAGTCTACGGATTTATAATTTTGATTGTGGCAAGATGGATAATCAGTTGA
- a CDS encoding GtrA family protein has protein sequence MDNQLKSNGKGVSWRHSVWIFFKAQISAQFASFVDFLVTILLVKAFAVFYLYATFTGSVVGGIVNCAINYGWVFHAEDCKKTHVAVKYLFVWGGSIILNTWGTFALTEWLTGMTWVNGLLGYYIDNVFILSKIIVAVLVAFFWNYHLQRFFVYRNHNIKGFLKHYLENKKDEYEL, from the coding sequence ATGGATAATCAGTTGAAATCAAATGGCAAAGGTGTGTCGTGGCGCCATTCTGTCTGGATCTTCTTCAAGGCCCAGATTTCTGCGCAATTCGCAAGCTTTGTCGATTTTCTGGTGACTATCCTTCTGGTAAAGGCTTTTGCTGTTTTTTATCTTTATGCCACATTCACGGGTTCCGTGGTAGGAGGCATTGTAAACTGTGCCATTAATTACGGATGGGTGTTCCATGCCGAAGACTGTAAGAAAACGCATGTTGCCGTGAAATATCTCTTTGTCTGGGGAGGCAGCATTATACTGAATACCTGGGGCACTTTTGCACTGACCGAGTGGCTTACGGGCATGACATGGGTCAATGGGCTGTTGGGATATTATATAGACAATGTATTTATTCTGTCAAAGATAATAGTCGCAGTGCTGGTAGCTTTTTTTTGGAACTACCATCTGCAACGTTTTTTCGTTTATCGTAATCACAATATAAAAGGCTTTCTGAAACATTATTTAGAGAACAAAAAAGACGAATATGAATTATAG
- a CDS encoding CDP-alcohol phosphatidyltransferase family protein, which translates to MNYRDWLQQVIYKIINPVVHGMIRIGITPNFITTTGLVLNIVAAALFVYAGVYKSGELAYVGWGGGIVLFAGLFDMMDGRVARVGKMSSTFGALYDSVLDRYSELVTLFGIFYYLMLQGYLWGSIITFIALIGSLMVSYVRARAEGLGLECKVGFMQRPERVVLTALGAMFCGIFGDCTLFDPMLILIVPMAVIAILANLTAFARLAHCYKLLKDKE; encoded by the coding sequence ATGAATTATAGAGATTGGTTGCAGCAGGTGATATACAAGATTATCAATCCTGTGGTGCATGGTATGATTAGAATTGGCATTACGCCTAACTTTATTACGACTACGGGGCTGGTGCTGAATATCGTGGCGGCTGCCTTGTTTGTGTATGCCGGGGTGTACAAGAGTGGTGAACTGGCCTATGTAGGCTGGGGAGGCGGTATTGTGCTCTTTGCCGGGTTGTTTGACATGATGGACGGACGTGTGGCACGCGTGGGTAAAATGAGTTCTACTTTCGGTGCGCTCTACGACTCCGTACTCGACCGTTACAGCGAGCTCGTGACATTGTTCGGCATCTTCTATTACCTGATGCTGCAAGGCTATTTGTGGGGCTCCATCATTACATTCATTGCGCTGATAGGTTCGCTGATGGTGAGTTACGTGCGTGCCCGTGCCGAAGGTTTGGGGCTGGAGTGTAAAGTGGGTTTCATGCAGCGCCCCGAACGCGTTGTGCTGACTGCCCTCGGTGCCATGTTCTGCGGTATCTTTGGTGATTGTACTTTATTCGACCCGATGCTGATACTAATTGTGCCTATGGCAGTGATTGCAATATTGGCGAATTTGACGGCATTTGCCCGCTTGGCGCATTGCTATAAACTACTGAAAGACAAGGAATGA
- a CDS encoding phosphatase PAP2 family protein: MKNSLFPSVREAVLVIVITAFFLILTAVCIGLRPEHFLMAGIFLVLFFAGQTTRKLAVALLPFFIFGISYDWMRVYPNYQVNPIDVKGLYEAEKSLFGLSVDGAVLIPCEYFALNHCPVADFFAGIFYLCWVPVPIAFGLWLYLKGDRKVYLRFAMVFLLVNLIGFAGYYIHPAAPPWYAMNYGFEPILDTPGNVAGLGRFDELLGCSIFNSIYGRNANVFAAVPSLHAAYMVVALAYAVMDRSKKWLIALFAVIMVGIWWTAVYSGHHYLIDVMLGISCALLGIFVFEKGLMKWGAFGRFFERYSRYIK, translated from the coding sequence ATGAAAAATAGTTTGTTTCCCTCTGTGAGAGAGGCGGTGCTGGTGATTGTCATCACAGCGTTTTTCCTGATTCTGACAGCGGTCTGTATCGGGCTTCGTCCGGAACATTTCCTGATGGCGGGTATATTTTTGGTATTGTTCTTTGCCGGACAGACAACCCGTAAGTTGGCAGTGGCGCTGTTGCCGTTTTTCATATTCGGCATTTCGTATGACTGGATGCGCGTATATCCCAATTACCAGGTGAATCCCATTGATGTAAAAGGACTTTATGAGGCAGAAAAATCCCTTTTTGGCTTGTCTGTAGACGGTGCTGTCCTTATCCCTTGTGAGTATTTTGCTTTGAACCATTGTCCTGTTGCCGATTTCTTTGCCGGGATATTCTATCTCTGTTGGGTACCGGTTCCCATTGCATTCGGGTTGTGGCTCTATCTGAAGGGTGACCGTAAGGTATATCTTCGTTTTGCGATGGTGTTCCTGCTGGTTAATCTCATCGGTTTTGCCGGCTATTACATCCATCCCGCTGCTCCGCCCTGGTATGCCATGAATTATGGTTTCGAGCCGATACTCGACACTCCGGGCAATGTGGCAGGCTTAGGGCGCTTTGACGAATTGCTGGGATGTTCCATCTTCAACTCCATTTACGGAAGGAATGCCAATGTATTTGCAGCAGTGCCCTCGCTCCATGCCGCCTATATGGTGGTGGCTTTGGCTTACGCGGTTATGGACCGCAGCAAAAAGTGGTTGATAGCGTTGTTTGCGGTGATTATGGTCGGTATCTGGTGGACGGCTGTCTATTCGGGACACCATTATCTGATTGATGTGATGCTGGGCATCTCTTGTGCATTGCTGGGTATTTTTGTTTTTGAGAAAGGACTGATGAAGTGGGGAGCGTTCGGACGCTTCTTTGAAAGATACAGTCGATACATTAAATAA
- a CDS encoding iron-containing alcohol dehydrogenase gives MNNFVFYSPTEFVFGKNTEVQVGALARKYGAQKVMIVYGGGSVVRSGLLDRVKQYLQEAGVAYCEMGGVQPNPIDGKVYEGIQLCRREQVDMMLPVGGGSVIDTAKAIAAGALYDGDFWDFFIGRAKVEKALKVAVVLTIPAAGSEGSGNTVITKTETLQKLGLCAPEHLRPVFSIMNPELTYTLPAYQTACGIADMMAHIMERYFTNTPDVEISDRLCEGTLTAIIKEAYRVKQQPDNYAARANIMWCGTVAHNGTCGVGREEDWASHALEHEISAIYNVAHGAGLAVIFPAWMAFMAEHNPAKIAQFAHRVFDIPKSEDLEEMALAGTARLKHFFRYMGLPVSFKELGIEHPDIDRMLVSLRRNKGELLGNYVKLTMTDCREIYRLAL, from the coding sequence ATGAATAATTTTGTTTTTTATAGTCCTACAGAGTTTGTCTTTGGCAAGAATACTGAAGTGCAAGTCGGTGCATTGGCGCGTAAGTATGGTGCACAAAAAGTGATGATAGTATATGGAGGCGGTTCTGTTGTACGGAGTGGTCTGCTGGATAGAGTGAAGCAATACTTGCAGGAAGCCGGTGTGGCTTATTGCGAAATGGGAGGTGTCCAGCCCAATCCCATTGACGGTAAGGTGTACGAAGGTATTCAGCTTTGCCGTCGTGAGCAGGTGGATATGATGCTTCCTGTGGGAGGTGGTTCGGTCATAGATACGGCAAAGGCCATTGCTGCCGGAGCCCTCTATGATGGGGACTTCTGGGATTTCTTTATCGGTCGTGCCAAGGTGGAGAAAGCGTTGAAAGTAGCCGTGGTGCTGACTATCCCGGCTGCCGGAAGCGAGGGTTCGGGCAATACGGTAATTACCAAGACAGAGACACTCCAAAAACTGGGTCTCTGTGCCCCCGAGCATTTGCGTCCCGTATTTTCCATCATGAATCCTGAACTGACCTACACCCTCCCGGCTTATCAGACGGCTTGTGGCATTGCCGACATGATGGCCCACATCATGGAGCGTTACTTCACGAATACACCGGATGTGGAAATCAGCGACCGGCTTTGTGAAGGCACCTTGACAGCTATCATTAAAGAAGCTTACCGGGTGAAACAGCAACCGGACAACTATGCCGCGCGTGCCAACATTATGTGGTGCGGCACTGTGGCGCATAACGGAACTTGTGGGGTAGGGCGTGAGGAAGACTGGGCATCCCATGCACTGGAACATGAAATCAGTGCTATCTATAATGTAGCCCACGGTGCCGGCTTGGCTGTAATCTTCCCTGCCTGGATGGCTTTTATGGCAGAACATAATCCGGCAAAGATAGCCCAGTTTGCCCATCGTGTTTTTGATATACCCAAGTCCGAAGATTTGGAAGAGATGGCTTTGGCAGGTACTGCCCGACTGAAACACTTTTTCCGTTACATGGGCTTGCCGGTTAGCTTTAAGGAGTTGGGTATCGAGCATCCCGATATAGACCGTATGCTCGTCAGTCTGCGGCGCAATAAAGGCGAACTGCTTGGCAACTACGTGAAGCTGACCATGACTGATTGCAGGGAAATCTATCGTTTGGCTTTATAA
- a CDS encoding Rne/Rng family ribonuclease: MTSELVVDVQPKEVSIALLEDKQLVELQSEGRNISFSVGNMYLGRVKKLMPGLNACFVDVGYEKDAFLHYLDLGPQFNSLEKYVKQTLSDKKKLNPITKATILPDLEKDGTVSNTLKVGQEVVVQIVKEPISTKGPRLTSELSFAGRYLVLIPFNDKVSVSQKIKSSEERARLKQLLMSIKPKNFGVIVRTVAEGKRVAELDGELKVLLKHWEDAITKVQKATKFPTLIYEETSRAVGLLRDLFNPSFENIHVNNEAVYHEIKDYVTLIAPERAGIVKLYKGQLPIYDNFGITKQIKSSFGKTISYKSGAYLIIEHTEALHVVDVNSGNRTKNANGQEANALEVNLGAADELARQLRLRDMGGIIVVDFIDMNEAENRQKLYERMCANMQKDRARHNILPLSKFGLMQITRQRVRPAMDVNTTETCPTCFGKGTIKSSILFTDTLESKIDYLVNKLKIKKFSLHIHPYIAAYVNQGLVSLKRKWQMKYGFGIKIIPNQKLAFLEYVFYDLQGEEIDMKEEIEIK; this comes from the coding sequence GTGACAAGCGAACTCGTTGTAGACGTACAGCCCAAAGAGGTATCCATTGCACTGCTTGAAGACAAGCAGCTGGTGGAACTCCAGAGCGAAGGAAGAAACATCTCCTTTTCGGTGGGCAACATGTATTTGGGACGCGTCAAGAAATTGATGCCCGGCCTGAATGCCTGCTTCGTGGACGTGGGTTACGAGAAAGACGCTTTTCTTCATTATCTGGACCTGGGTCCTCAATTTAACTCGTTAGAGAAGTACGTAAAGCAAACTTTAAGCGACAAGAAGAAGCTGAATCCCATTACCAAAGCAACCATACTTCCCGACCTTGAAAAGGACGGAACGGTTTCCAACACACTCAAGGTGGGACAAGAAGTAGTGGTGCAAATTGTCAAGGAACCTATCTCTACCAAAGGGCCGCGACTGACTTCCGAACTTTCCTTTGCCGGAAGATACCTCGTGCTGATTCCCTTCAATGACAAGGTTTCCGTATCACAAAAAATTAAATCGAGCGAAGAGCGCGCACGCCTCAAGCAACTGTTGATGAGTATCAAGCCGAAAAACTTCGGCGTCATCGTCCGCACCGTGGCCGAAGGAAAACGTGTTGCCGAGCTCGACGGAGAGCTTAAAGTATTACTGAAACATTGGGAAGATGCCATTACAAAAGTACAGAAGGCCACCAAATTTCCGACACTGATTTACGAAGAAACCAGCCGTGCCGTAGGACTGTTGCGCGACTTGTTCAATCCTTCCTTCGAAAACATCCACGTGAACAACGAGGCTGTGTACCACGAAATCAAGGATTACGTAACCCTCATCGCCCCTGAACGGGCAGGAATTGTGAAGCTGTACAAAGGTCAACTCCCCATTTACGACAATTTTGGTATCACCAAACAAATCAAGTCGTCATTCGGCAAGACCATTTCATACAAAAGTGGTGCCTACCTGATTATTGAGCATACTGAGGCGCTTCACGTAGTAGACGTGAACAGCGGTAACCGCACCAAGAATGCCAACGGGCAGGAGGCCAACGCACTGGAAGTGAATCTGGGTGCAGCCGACGAACTGGCACGCCAGCTCAGACTAAGGGATATGGGTGGTATCATCGTGGTGGACTTCATCGACATGAATGAAGCCGAAAACCGACAGAAGCTTTACGAACGTATGTGTGCCAACATGCAGAAAGACAGAGCACGTCACAACATCCTGCCGCTCAGTAAATTCGGACTGATGCAGATTACACGCCAGCGTGTACGCCCGGCTATGGATGTAAATACGACGGAAACCTGCCCCACCTGCTTCGGTAAAGGCACCATCAAATCGTCCATCCTCTTTACGGACACCTTAGAGAGTAAGATTGACTACCTGGTCAACAAATTGAAGATAAAGAAATTCTCGTTACACATCCACCCGTACATCGCAGCCTACGTCAATCAGGGACTCGTCTCCTTGAAACGGAAGTGGCAGATGAAGTACGGATTCGGTATCAAGATTATTCCAAACCAGAAATTAGCATTCCTGGAATATGTATTCTACGACCTGCAAGGGGAAGAGATAGACATGAAGGAAGAAATCGAAATCAAATAA
- a CDS encoding HU family DNA-binding protein, protein MTKADIVNEITKNTGIDKTTVLTTVEAFMDAVKASLSKDENVYLRGFGSFVVKKRAQKTARNISKNTTIIIPEHNIPAFKPAKTFTLSVKK, encoded by the coding sequence ATGACTAAAGCTGATATTGTAAACGAAATTACAAAGAACACCGGAATTGATAAGACAACCGTACTTACAACCGTTGAAGCATTCATGGACGCAGTAAAGGCATCTTTATCCAAAGATGAAAATGTTTACCTCCGCGGGTTTGGTAGTTTTGTAGTGAAGAAAAGAGCTCAGAAAACTGCTCGCAACATCTCCAAGAACACTACAATAATCATTCCGGAACATAACATTCCGGCATTTAAGCCTGCAAAAACGTTCACCCTCTCAGTGAAGAAATAA
- the mutY gene encoding A/G-specific adenine glycosylase, giving the protein MNIFSGTLLDWYAENKRDLPWRNTTDPYLIWISEIILQQTRVAQGYEYFLRFIKRFPDVVSLAAASEDEVMKYWQGLGYYSRARNLHAAAKSMKGTFPKTYAEVRALKGVGDYTAAAICSFAYDMPYAAVDGNVYRVLSRYFGIDVPIDSTEGKKTFTALAGEVLDKSRPADYNQAIMDFGAVQCTLQSPNCLFCPLSGSCRALSEGKVQQLPVKQHRTKTTNRYFNYIYVRMGAHTLIHKRTEDDIWKNLFELPLVETEKDLSEEEFLACPQFHALFAEGEVRMVRTLLRGVKHVLSHRVIYTNFYEVTLPDNSSSFSSYQRVAVEDLGRYAVPRLIHAFLEKYV; this is encoded by the coding sequence ATGAATATTTTTAGCGGAACATTGTTGGACTGGTATGCGGAGAACAAACGCGACCTTCCGTGGCGAAATACCACGGACCCTTATCTGATATGGATTTCTGAAATCATCTTACAACAGACAAGAGTGGCGCAGGGGTATGAGTATTTTCTGCGTTTCATAAAACGCTTCCCGGATGTGGTGTCGCTGGCTGCTGCGTCCGAGGACGAAGTGATGAAATATTGGCAGGGCCTGGGGTACTATTCGCGTGCCCGCAACCTGCATGCCGCAGCCAAAAGCATGAAGGGGACATTTCCGAAAACCTATGCAGAGGTACGTGCTTTGAAGGGAGTGGGGGATTATACGGCAGCGGCCATCTGCTCCTTTGCCTATGACATGCCTTATGCGGCGGTCGACGGGAATGTGTATCGGGTGCTTTCCCGCTATTTCGGCATTGATGTTCCCATTGATTCTACTGAAGGGAAAAAGACTTTTACCGCTTTGGCGGGTGAGGTGCTCGATAAATCCAGGCCGGCAGATTATAACCAGGCAATTATGGACTTCGGAGCCGTGCAGTGTACGCTGCAGTCGCCCAACTGTCTGTTTTGTCCTTTGTCCGGCAGCTGCCGGGCATTGTCTGAAGGAAAAGTGCAGCAACTGCCCGTGAAGCAGCACAGAACCAAGACCACCAACCGCTATTTTAATTATATATATGTACGCATGGGCGCGCATACCTTGATACATAAGAGGACGGAGGACGATATCTGGAAAAATCTCTTTGAATTGCCTCTGGTTGAAACGGAAAAAGATTTATCCGAAGAGGAATTTCTGGCATGTCCGCAGTTTCATGCGCTGTTTGCAGAGGGAGAGGTGCGGATGGTCCGTACACTGCTTCGGGGGGTGAAACATGTATTGTCCCACAGAGTGATTTACACCAACTTCTACGAGGTTACTCTGCCCGATAATTCGAGCTCCTTCTCAAGTTACCAACGGGTTGCAGTCGAAGATTTGGGTCGTTATGCGGTGCCCCGCCTTATACATGCTTTCTTGGAGAAATATGTATAA